Within the Pseudonocardia alni genome, the region GTTGATGAGCCCGAGCTCCATCGAGGTCGGCGTGGAGCTGAACCACGAGCCGTCGCCGGCCTCGTCGCGGGCGTAGTTCTTCACGTGCCAGTACTTCGCGTACGGCAGCGTCCTGGCGTGCATCTCGCGCCAGTCCTCGATGGGGCGGTGCAGCCGGACGAGGTTGCCGATGTCGGGGTTGAGCCCGACGTTGTCGAGCCCGATCTCGTGCACCAGCGCCACGGCGGAGTCGGCGGTGCCGAGGTAGGTGTCCTCGTACATCTCCAGCGCCATCGGCAGGCCGACCGACGCCGCGTGCTCGCCGAGCTCGCGCAGCCGCGCGACGGCGGTGGCCCGGGTCGCGGCGTCGTCGGGGTCCTTCCAGCCGGGCGCGGTCCAGAACCACAGCGCCTTCTTCTGCGCCTCGGAGAACGGGTGGTGCAGGCCGGTGGAGAACACCGTCATGCCCAGCTCGGCGGCCGCGTCGATGGTGCGGTGGGCGTAGTCGAGGTTGCGCTGTTCGCGGCCGGGCTGCAGCACGCTCTGGCGCTGCACGTGCACCGAGATCATCGCGACGCCGTGCTGCGTCGCGATCGCGCGCAGCTCCTCGCGGCGCGAGGGCTCCAGGTCGGCGGGCCGGATGTGGGAGTCGGCGATCTCCAGCTCGGTGAACCCGAGGGCGGCGACCTGGGCGAACACGTCGTCCCAGCGCTCGGCGGGGGCGTCGTGCAGCGCCACCCCGTCGGGTCCCACGGGGGCGAACCCGTGCATGCAGACGGCGATCGGCCAGTCCTCTGGCGCGGGGACCGGGGGTGTGGTGGGCATGGCGGCTCCTTCGGTGCACATGCGATCTTGGATAGATCCTATAGGATTGACGAGCGAGGTCAACCGTTCGGGGGATGTCGATCGGGACGGGCGGGTCAGGCCCCGCGCTCGAAGCGCAGCGAGCGCTCGCGCACGTTGTCGAGGTGGCGGCGTAGCGCGGCCACCGGCTCGTCCACGCCGCCGGAGGCGAACGCGTCGACGACGCCGCCGTGCTCCGCGACCGCCTCCTCGACGTCGGGGACCCCCTGCAGCGCGGTCTGGCGCATCCGGTGCACCTGGGCGCCGAGGGTCTCGGACATCTGCACGAGGTAGCGGTTGCGGGCGTGGTGGAGCACGACGTCGTGGAACTCGGTGTCGGCGGCGAAGTACTCCGCGGTCAGCGACGGGTCGACCCGGCCCTGCGCGAGTGCGGCGGCCACGCGCTCGCCGGCCGCGGCGTGGCGGGCGTGCGCGGACCGCAGCTCGGCGAGCATGGCCGGGGTCGCGGGGGCGGCCATGCTCGCGGCGGTGGTCTCCAGCATCAGCCGGGCGTCGAAGAGCTCGGCGAGCTGGTCGGCGGCCAGCGGCGGCGCGACCCGGTAGCCCTTGAGCGCCTCGCGGGTCACCAGGCCGGTCCGCTCCAGCTGGACCATGGCCTCGCGCACCGGGGTAGGGGAGACGTCGAGGTCGCGCGCGATGGTGTCGATGCCCAGCCGCGTGCCCGGCTCGAGCCCGCCGGAGAGCAGCAGCTCGAGGATGCGCTCGTAGACGTGGTCGCGCAGGCCGCGGCGCTCGATCCCGCCGCGCAGCCCCGGGGTGCTGGCGCTCATCGGGCTCCCTCCAGGTCGGCGACCTCGTCGAGGATCGCGGCGACGGCGCGCGGGTCGTGGGCGAAGCGGCCCAGGAACATGCCGTCGACGCCGTCGGCGATGCGGGGCAGCAGGCCCGGCCCGGCACTCCCACCGTAGATCACCGCGGCGCCCGGGCGCCCCGCGACGTGCGCACGCAACGCCGACCCGACCGCGCTGACGTGCGCGGCCGGGGCCGGTTCGGGGGCGCCGATCGCCCAGACGGGCTCGTAGGCGACGACGACCGGACCCGTGTGCCCGGCCGCGAGTGCCGGAGCGAGGGCGTGGTCGACCTGGGCCCGCACGGCGTCGGCGGCCCGCCCCGCCCCGGACCGGTCGGTCTCGCCGACGCACAGGACCGGGGTGAGGCCGTTGCGCAGTGCGGCGAGCGTCTTCGCGGCGACGACGTCGTCGGTCTCGCCGAAGTGGGCCCGGCGCTCGGCGTGCCCGACCTCGGCCAGCGTGGCGCCCACCTCGACCAGCACGGGCGCGGTGACCTCCCCGGTCCACGGGCCGTCGTCGTGCACGGCCACGTCCTGGGCGCCGACGGCGATCCCGGCCGGGCGGGCGATCTCCACGGCCGCGGGGATGGACGGGAACTGGGGGAGCGCGAACAGCGTCGCCGCCCCGGAGGCGACGGCCCGGTGCCCGGCGGCGATCGCGGCGACCGCCCGCAGCCAGTCGCAGGTGCGGGCGTGGCCGAGGTAGGTCTTGAGGCTCGACCCGATCAGCACAGGTGCTCCCCGGCCGTGCGTACGACCAGCGCGAACGACACCGCGCCGGGGTCGGGGGTGCCGACGCTGCGCTCGCCGTGGGCCCGCGCGCGGCCCAGGCGGGCCGTGAGCCGTGCGGTGTCCTCGGCGGCCCGCCCGGCGGCGTCGGCGGCGTCGGCCCAGGCGACCGGCAGGTCCTCGCCCGCGCCGACGCGCTCGTCGAGGACGGTGGCGAACGGGACGAGGGCGTCGACCATGGTCTTGTCCCCGACGGCGGCCCCGCCCGCGGCGGCGACGGCCCGCTCGGCGGCGCGGACCGCGGCGGCGACGGCGGCCGTGTCCGGGGTGCCGGTGTCACCGAGCGCGGTGCCGAGCGCGTCGAGCAGGGCGGCCCAGATCGCCCCGGAGGTGCCGCCCGCGCGGTCGCCCCAGGCGTCGGCGGCGTGGCGGAGCACGGTCCCGGCGCCGGCCCCGCGGGCGGCGGCGTCCGCGGCGGCCTCCCGGGCGGCGCGTCCGCCGCGCTGCATGCCGATGCCGTGGTCGCCGTCGCCCGCGACGCGGTCGAGCCGCCCGAGCCGGTCGGCCTCGGCGTCGAGCACCGCGGCGACCGCGTCGAACGCGGCGGCGACCCGCGCACCGCAGGCCCGCGACCCCGGCGATCCCTCGAGCACCGCGGCCGGCGCGCCGGCCGCGGTGTCCTGCGGTGCGGCGGTGGTGCCGTGGTGCCCGGCGACCGCCCCGCGGCGGAACGCGGGGGTGTCGCACGGGGCGGTCCACAGACGCTCCAGCTCGCCGGGGGCGTCGTCGAGCCAGAGCAGGGTCAGCGAGGCGCCCGCCATGTCGAAGCTGGTGCAGAACTCGCCGACCTCGGGGTCGACGACGGTGAGCCCGGCCTCGCCGAGCAGCCGGTGCACGGCGCCGTAGACGACGTAGAGCTCCTCGTACTTGACCGAGCCGAGGCCGTTGAGGATCGGGACGACGCGGTCACCGGCCCCGGCGGGCCGCTCGGCGAGCAGGCCGCGGACCAGAAGCTCGGCGAGCCCGGCCGCGGTGGGCACGTCGGTCTCGTCGATGCCCGGCTCGCCGTGGATGCCCAGCCCGACCGCCATCCGCCCGTCCGGCACGGTGAACAGCGGCGAGCCCGCGCCGGGCAGGGTGCAGCCGTCGAAGGCGACGCCCAGCGACCGGGTCCGCTCGTTGGCCAGCCGGGCGACGCGCTCGACGCCGTCGAGGTCGTGACCGGCTTCGCAGGCCGCGCCGGCGACCTTGAACACGCACAGGTCCCCGGCGATCCCGCGGCGCAGTGCCGGGTCGGCGGCGCTGGAGACGTCGTCGGTGACCACCACGGTGCGGCAGTCCACCCCGGCATCGCGCAGCCGGGCCTGGGCGGCGTCGAAGTTCAGGACGTCGCCGGCGTAGTTGCCGTAGGACATCAGCACCCCGCGGCCCCGGTCCGCCGCGGCGGCGACGGAGTGGACCTGCTGGGTCGAGGGCGAGGCGAACAGGTTGCCCATCGCCGCGCCGTGCGCGAGCCCGGGACCGACGAGCCCGGCGAAGGCGGGGTAGTGCCCGGACCCGCCGCCGACGACCAGCGACACCGTCGGCCCGTCGGCCTCGGTCGATCGCACCACCCCGCCCGGGACGGCCCGGAGCCAGCGCGCGGAGGCCGCGGCGAGCCCGGTGGTCATCTCGGCGGCGAAGTCGTCCGGGTCGTTGAACAGGCGCGTCATCGCGGTCCCCTCGTCCTGGCGGTGCGGAGGTCATCGATCCTATAGGAAGTAGGACGACCGCGACCAGGCCCGGCGGCCGCCCGCGCGTTTCACCGTCGTCACACGGGCCGCACGGTGGGATGGCTCGGTGAGCACGACTGCCTCGACCGGTCCGGACCCGATCACCCCCGCCCGCGACGCCGAGCGGCTCGAGCGTGCGGTGCTCGAGGTGAAGCGGGTGATCGTCGGCCAGGACCGCCTCGTCGAGCGGATGCTGGTGGGGCTCCTCGCGAAGGGGCACCTGCTGCTGGAGG harbors:
- a CDS encoding sugar phosphate isomerase/epimerase family protein; this encodes MPTTPPVPAPEDWPIAVCMHGFAPVGPDGVALHDAPAERWDDVFAQVAALGFTELEIADSHIRPADLEPSRREELRAIATQHGVAMISVHVQRQSVLQPGREQRNLDYAHRTIDAAAELGMTVFSTGLHHPFSEAQKKALWFWTAPGWKDPDDAATRATAVARLRELGEHAASVGLPMALEMYEDTYLGTADSAVALVHEIGLDNVGLNPDIGNLVRLHRPIEDWREMHARTLPYAKYWHVKNYARDEAGDGSWFSSTPTSMELGLINYRQVVCDAVELGFRGPFLMEQYGGDSLGVCATNRDYLRGLLATTRKDRS
- a CDS encoding triose-phosphate isomerase family protein, whose protein sequence is MLIGSSLKTYLGHARTCDWLRAVAAIAAGHRAVASGAATLFALPQFPSIPAAVEIARPAGIAVGAQDVAVHDDGPWTGEVTAPVLVEVGATLAEVGHAERRAHFGETDDVVAAKTLAALRNGLTPVLCVGETDRSGAGRAADAVRAQVDHALAPALAAGHTGPVVVAYEPVWAIGAPEPAPAAHVSAVGSALRAHVAGRPGAAVIYGGSAGPGLLPRIADGVDGMFLGRFAHDPRAVAAILDEVADLEGAR
- a CDS encoding GntR family transcriptional regulator, whose protein sequence is MSASTPGLRGGIERRGLRDHVYERILELLLSGGLEPGTRLGIDTIARDLDVSPTPVREAMVQLERTGLVTREALKGYRVAPPLAADQLAELFDARLMLETTAASMAAPATPAMLAELRSAHARHAAAGERVAAALAQGRVDPSLTAEYFAADTEFHDVVLHHARNRYLVQMSETLGAQVHRMRQTALQGVPDVEEAVAEHGGVVDAFASGGVDEPVAALRRHLDNVRERSLRFERGA
- a CDS encoding dihydroxyacetone kinase family protein, with product MTRLFNDPDDFAAEMTTGLAAASARWLRAVPGGVVRSTEADGPTVSLVVGGGSGHYPAFAGLVGPGLAHGAAMGNLFASPSTQQVHSVAAAADRGRGVLMSYGNYAGDVLNFDAAQARLRDAGVDCRTVVVTDDVSSAADPALRRGIAGDLCVFKVAGAACEAGHDLDGVERVARLANERTRSLGVAFDGCTLPGAGSPLFTVPDGRMAVGLGIHGEPGIDETDVPTAAGLAELLVRGLLAERPAGAGDRVVPILNGLGSVKYEELYVVYGAVHRLLGEAGLTVVDPEVGEFCTSFDMAGASLTLLWLDDAPGELERLWTAPCDTPAFRRGAVAGHHGTTAAPQDTAAGAPAAVLEGSPGSRACGARVAAAFDAVAAVLDAEADRLGRLDRVAGDGDHGIGMQRGGRAAREAAADAAARGAGAGTVLRHAADAWGDRAGGTSGAIWAALLDALGTALGDTGTPDTAAVAAAVRAAERAVAAAGGAAVGDKTMVDALVPFATVLDERVGAGEDLPVAWADAADAAGRAAEDTARLTARLGRARAHGERSVGTPDPGAVSFALVVRTAGEHLC